A genomic stretch from Primulina huaijiensis isolate GDHJ02 chromosome 14, ASM1229523v2, whole genome shotgun sequence includes:
- the LOC140956953 gene encoding lysine-specific demethylase REF6-like — MAAEVNCGASFEVPPWLKSMPVAPEYHPTLAEFQDPIGYIFKIEKEAAKYGICKIVPPVPAGSRKTVIANFNRSLLARAKELNPGATFTTRQQQIGFCPRKHRPVKKSVWLSGEKYTLSEFETKAKSFEKSYLKKYGKKELHALEMETLFWNATVDKPFYVEYANDMPGSAFVTRRSNGKKSEGVVTVGETDWNMRGVSRVSVSLLRFMKEEIPGVTSPMVYIAMMFSWFAWHVEDHDFHSLNYLHMGAGKTWYGVPHEAAFAFEDVISEHGYAGEINPLVTFATLGEKTTVMSPEVLLNAGVPCCRLVQNAGEFVVTFPRAYHSGFSHGFNCGEAANIATPEWLRVAKDAAIRRASINCPPMVSHFQLLYDLALSLCSSVPKNIANKPRSSRLKEKNKDEGEMLIKELFCQDMMHNNSLLHSLGKGSSIVLLPQNSLNLSVSPNSQDGFHFTAKFRFPGLCRANVESKTSSCNVHYDFTLHGVHVKERLCDLKETPFSLGNSNDIHSMEHTDPDVKKASQYQQGLFTCVTCGILCFTCVAIVQPTKATAQYLKSADCSIFNDGGIAGIDHSPISDGTNPKTNSCSGMVQKYGLVDIPPCTGNRVRALDDESLEMDSNDEASKGPSSLGLLALAYGNSSDSEENEDEEDFPVKARGTGGSSYLDNGHACETTNSNINGRKEVYSHNFGSYTNFGLARETCSGTNHRSSDSDKIQTDNCAVIDSNSLIDGLRHQRMLNTLNSKPVAYESKATMSTGSVSVENTSLSFYPRSDEDSSRFHVFCLQHAMEVEKQLNLIGGAHVFLVCQPDYPSLESQAKIVAEELENGYLWNEIAFREANEEDEERIRLALESENSIHGNGDWAVKMGINLFYSANLSRSPLYCKQMPYNSVLYSAFGRRCPVNVSSAKSEFEGKGSGRQKKIVVAGKWCGKVWMSSQAHPLLVDQNLEELELEKGIAALVDWPDLRSEKLSERYLAAETTSKTSKSRRKRKSTVENSSHVTAISLEAENVDEPPQDHALSKSRKQVKSKCQTKRLKKEITEAENLNESTEEFPLSNGWTQVRSKSRTKRVEKKRSEDEKFDESFENLPIGNFCKQIKSKRGTKRLKEETNDFKNLDEPAEEFPTSISCKLTKSNFGTRPMKETREHKKNHENIEKWSKLLIDEFDGGPSTRLRKRGANARKDIDSRSSKPKTIVKKLQTDTNTKKRPTMKASATSTNKVAKARDEENEHLCDIEGCTMSFGSKHELTMHKRNICPVKGCGKKFFSHKYLVQHRRVHLDDRPLKCPWKGCKMSFKWAWARTEHIRVHTGARPYVCTESGCGQTFRFVSDFSRHKRKTGHNPKKARR, encoded by the exons ATGGCGGCTGAAGTGAATTGTGGTGCGAGTTTTGAGGTTCCTCCATGGTTAAAATCTATGCCAGTGGCGCCAGAGTACCACCCCACTTTAGCTGAGTTTCAAGATCCAATTGGGTACATTTTCAAGATTGAAAAAGAGGCCGCTAAATATGGTATTTGCAAAATTGTCCCCCCTGTGCCTGCAGGTTCCAGGAAAACTGTTATTGCTAATTTTAACAGGTCTCTTCTAGCACGGGCAAAAGAGTTGAATCCGGGCGCAACTTTTACCACACGGCAACAGCAAATCGGGTTCTGCCCCAGGAAGCACCGCCCCGTGAAGAAATCGGTGTGGTTGAGTGGTGAAAAGTATACCCTGTCAGAGTTTGAGACAAAGGCTAAGAGTTTTGAAAAGAGTTACTTGAAAAAGTATGGAAAAAAGGAGTTACATGCATTGGAAATGGAGACCCTTTTTTGGAATGCCACTGTAGATAAGCCCTTCTATGTGGAGTACGCAAATGACATGCCAGGATCGGCATTTGTGACAAGGAGGAGTAATGGAAAAAAGAGTGAAGGTGTGGTGACTGTGGGAGAGACCGATTGGAACATGAGGGGAGTGTCCAGGGTGAGTGTATCTTTGTTGAGGTTCATGAAGGAGGAGATTCCTGGAGTGACTTCGCCTATGGTTTATATCGCAATGATGTTTAGCTGGTTTGCGTGGCATGTGGAGGATCATGATTTTCATAgcttgaattatttacatatggGTGCTGGAAAGACATGGTATGGTGTGCCACACGAGGCAGCTTTCGCATTTGAGGACGTGATCAGTGAACATGGATATGCTGGAGAAATCAATCCACTTG TGACATTTGCTACACTTGGTGAGAAGACAACAGTCATGTCTCCTGAAGTGCTTCTTAATGCTGGTGTTCCATGCTGCAG GTTGGTGCAAAATGCTGGAGAATTTGTCGTGACTTTTCCAAGAGCCTATCACTCAGGGTTCAGTCATG GATTTAATTGTGGAGAGGCAGCTAATATTGCTACTCCTGAATGGTTGAGGGTTGCGAAAGATGCTGCAATTCGCAGGGCATCTATTAATTGTCCTCCAATGGTGTCTCACTTCCAGTTACTGTATGATTTAGCACTTTCGTTATGTTCAAG CGTACCAAAGAATATCGCCAATAAACCACGGAGTTCTCGATTAAAGGAGAAAAACAAGGATGAAGGAGAGATGTTGATCAAAGAGCTATTTTGCCAGGATATGATGCATAATAACAGTCTGCTTCACTCTCTTGGGAAAGGATCATCTATCGTCCTTCTTCCTCAAAATTCTCTGAATCTCTCAGTGTCCCCAAATTCTCAAGATGGATTCCATTTTACAGCAAAGTTTAGGTTCCCAGGATTATGCAGAGCTAATGTTGAATCGAAGACTTCAAGCTGCAATGTTCATTATGATTTTACTCTACACGGGGTGCACGTTAAAGAGAGGCTATGTGATCTAAAGGAAACCCCTTTTTCTTTAGGTAATAGTAATGACATACATTCTATGGAGCATACTGATCCCGATGTAAAGAAGGCTTCTCAATATCAGCAGGGATTGTTTACATGTGTCACTTGTGGAATTCTGTGTTTCACATGTGTTGCCATAGTTCAACCCACAAAGGCCACTGCTCAGTACCTGAAGTCAGCTGATTGTAGCATATTTAATGACGGGGGTATAGCTGGTATCGACCACAGTCCCATAAGTGATGGTACAAATCCTAAAACGAATTCTTGTTCAG GGATGGTGCAGAAATATGGACTTGTTGATATCCCACCATGTACAGGTAATCGAGTTCGAGCTTTGGATGATGAAAGTTTAGAAATGGATTCTAATGATGAAGCAAGTAAAGGCCCTTCGTCTCTTGGCCTATTAGCTTTGGCATATGGTAATTCCTCTGATTCCGAGGAGAATGAGGATGAAGAAGATTTTCCTGTCAAAGCCAGGGGAACTGGTGGAAGCAGCTACTTGGACAATGGACATGCTTGTGAGACTACCAATTCAAATATTAATGGCAGAAAAGAAGTTTATTCGCACAATTTTGGTTCCTACACAAATTTTGGCCTAGCTAGAGAAACATGCAGTGGAACAAATCACCGAAGTTCTGACTCGGATAAGATTCAAACCGATAACTGTGCAGTGATTGACTCAAACTCTTTAATTGATGGGTTAAGACATCAAAGAATGCTTAACACGCTAAATAGTAAACCTGTCGCCTATGAGAGCAAAGCAACAATGAGCACTGGTTCTGTATCAGTGGAAAATACATCTTTATCCTTTTACCCTAGATCTGATGAGGACTCTTCTCGATTCCACGTATTCTGCCTTCAGCATGCCATGGAAGTGGAAAAGCAGCTTAATTTGATTGGTGGTGCGCATGTTTTCCTTGTCTGTCAACCTG ACTATCCCAGTTTAGAATCTCAAGCGAAAATAGTTGCAGAAGAACTGGAAAATGGCTACCTCTGGAATGAAATTGCATTCAGGGAGGCCAATGAGGAGGACGAAGAAAGGATACGGTTAGCTTTAGAAAGTGAAAACTCCATACACGGAAATGGAGACTGGGCGGTGAAAATGGGCATCAACCTTTTCTACAGTGCGAATCTTAGTCGCTCCCCTCTCTACTGTAAACAGATGCCATACAACTCTGTTCTATATAGTGCTTTTGGACGCAGATGCCCAGTTAATGTTTCGTCAGCAAAGAGCGAGTTTGAAGGAAAGGGATCAGGCAGGCAGAAAAAGATAGTTGTTGCCGGAAAATGGTGCGGCAAAGTGTGGATGTCTAGCCAGGCTCATCCGCTGTTAGTTGACCAGAATTTAGAAGAACTGGAGCTGGAAAAGGGGATTGCTGCCCTGGTAGATTGGCCTGATCTGAGATCCGAGAAGCTATCGGAACGCTACCTAGCTGCTGAAACAACGTCTAAAACCAGCAAAAGCAGAAGAAAGAGGAAAAGCACGGTGGAAAATAGCTCACATGTGACAGCCATATCTCTTGAGGCAGAAAATGTTGACGAACCACCTCAAGATCACGCACTCAGTAAAAGCCGTAAGCAAGTAAAAAGTAAGTGTCAGACCAAACGATTGAAGAAAGAGATTACTGAGGCTGAAAATTTGAATGAATCTACTGAAGAATTTCCACTCAGTAACGGTTGGACTCAAGTTAGGAGCAAGAGCAGAACCAAGCGAGTGGAGAAAAAGAGGTCCGAGGATGAAAAGTTTGATGAATCTTTTGAAAACCTTCCAATTGGTAACTTTTGTAAGCAAATTAAGAGCAAGCGTGGAACCAAAAGATTGAAGGAAGAGACTAACGACTTCAAAAATTTGGATGAACCGGCCGAAGAATTCCCAACAAGCATCTCTTGCAAGCTAACTAAGAGTAATTTTGGAACGAGGCCAATGAAGGAGACTCGTGAGCATAAGAAAAATCATGAGAACATCGAGAAGTGGTCCAAATTACTCATTGATGAGTTCGATGGTGGGCCCAGCACACGACTAAGGAAAAGAGGTGCAAATGCTCGTAAAGATATAGATTCCAGATCGAGTAAACCAAAAACAATAGTAAAGAAACTGCAAACAGATACAAATACAAAGAAACGTCCAACCATGAAAGCTTCTGCCACTTCTACTAACAAGGTAGCAAAAGCCAGAGATGAGGAAAACGAACATCTATGTGACATAGAGGGGTGCACCATGAGTTTTGGATCGAAACACGAGCTGACCATGCACAAAAGAAACATCTGCCCGGTGAAGGGATGTGGGAAAAAGTTCTTTTCCCACAAGTATTTGGTGCAGCACCGACGTGTTCATCTTGATGACCGTCCTCTGAAATGTCCCTGGAAAGGCTGCAAGATGTCATTTAAGTGGGCATGGGCGAGGACCGAACATATTAGAGTTCACACGGGGGCTCGACCCTATGTTTGCACCGAGTCAGGGTGTGGCCAGACATTTCGGTTCGTGTCGGACTTCAGTCGCCACAAACGGAAGACAGGCCATAATCCAAAGAAAGCTAGAAGATGA